The Aggregatilinea lenta genome includes a region encoding these proteins:
- a CDS encoding choice-of-anchor Q domain-containing protein, with product MQYRKTSLFISVILIALLTIPFLSRPTPAHAATLTVTNTNDAGAGSLRQAILDAANGDIIEFGVTGTITLTTGTLNVNKSLTISGPTGGAVILDGNASDSVITVTAGSTVTIENLTIRNGAGINGGGIYNNGTLNLRYSAVLDNVASGLGGGGIYGEPGSQTAVSNSTLSGNDVQNFGGGAFIRGTAQFQYVTITDNFSDGAANGRDSGGIAVGNGGSATIANSILSANYGNSTASEVNCLAAGFGVGAPGTLTSTGYNLVGDGCALLASQPTDQLDTAPGVEALADNGGVTQTHALQSTSGALDAIPTCTGTDQRGISRPQYTGGRCDIGAFELEQTAPDNGGGTVVTPPAATTPSGGSAPVDHSAEDNARAQAPLCQDLDGSTNPIIRAAVQPGTVTDGGVYCRVLAESGVYVKGPEEIGNASVIGLGVLQAVDVFGMADQHAQPVFNVSVKVCLSGIGRLFYLDATTSPRQLSELSTTAEAGYTCGLIANAGTVVLAP from the coding sequence ATGCAATATCGCAAGACTTCATTGTTTATCTCGGTCATCCTTATTGCGCTGCTAACGATTCCCTTTTTATCGCGCCCCACCCCGGCGCACGCGGCGACGCTCACCGTGACCAACACCAATGACGCGGGCGCCGGATCGCTGCGGCAGGCGATCCTCGATGCGGCCAACGGTGACATCATCGAGTTCGGCGTCACTGGCACGATTACGCTGACGACGGGCACACTCAACGTCAACAAGTCCCTGACAATCTCCGGCCCCACCGGCGGCGCGGTGATCCTCGACGGCAACGCCAGCGACAGCGTGATCACGGTGACCGCAGGCTCGACCGTGACAATTGAGAACCTTACCATTCGGAACGGCGCGGGGATAAACGGCGGCGGAATCTACAACAATGGCACACTGAACCTGCGTTACAGCGCAGTGCTCGACAACGTGGCGTCGGGACTGGGCGGCGGCGGCATCTACGGCGAGCCGGGCAGCCAGACGGCCGTCAGCAACAGCACGCTTTCGGGCAACGACGTGCAGAACTTTGGCGGCGGCGCGTTCATCCGGGGCACTGCCCAGTTCCAGTACGTCACCATCACCGATAATTTCTCGGACGGTGCGGCGAATGGACGCGACAGCGGCGGCATCGCGGTTGGTAACGGCGGCAGCGCGACGATCGCCAACTCGATCCTGTCGGCCAACTATGGCAACTCGACGGCGAGCGAGGTCAACTGTCTGGCGGCAGGCTTTGGCGTGGGCGCTCCCGGCACGCTGACCTCCACCGGTTACAATCTGGTGGGCGATGGCTGCGCGCTGCTGGCGTCCCAACCGACCGACCAGCTCGACACCGCGCCGGGCGTCGAGGCGCTGGCGGACAACGGCGGCGTGACGCAGACCCATGCGCTCCAGTCGACGAGCGGCGCGCTCGACGCGATCCCCACCTGCACCGGCACCGACCAGCGCGGCATCTCGCGGCCCCAGTACACCGGCGGCAGATGCGACATCGGCGCGTTCGAGCTGGAGCAGACCGCGCCCGACAACGGCGGCGGCACCGTCGTGACGCCTCCGGCGGCCACGACCCCATCCGGCGGCAGCGCGCCCGTGGACCACAGCGCCGAGGACAACGCGCGCGCCCAGGCGCCGCTCTGCCAGGATCTCGACGGCTCGACCAATCCCATCATCCGCGCGGCGGTCCAGCCCGGCACGGTGACGGACGGCGGCGTGTACTGCCGCGTGCTCGCGGAGTCCGGCGTTTACGTTAAGGGGCCGGAGGAGATCGGCAACGCGTCCGTGATCGGCCTGGGTGTGCTGCAGGCGGTGGACGTGTTCGGCATGGCCGACCAGCACGCGCAGCCGGTGTTCAATGTCAGCGTGAAAGTCTGTCTGAGCGGGATCGGGCGGCTGTTTTACCTGGACGCGACCACCTCGCCGCGTCAGCTCAGCGAGCTGAGCACGACGGCGGAGGCGGGCTACACCTGCGGGCTGATCGCCAATGCAGGCACAGTCGTGCTGGCGCCTTAA
- a CDS encoding LacI family DNA-binding transcriptional regulator, translating to MSVTLADVARRAGVSMKTVSRVINNEERVADATREKVMAAIHDLGYVPNVWAQRLARGHSGLIGLLMYDATPAYIMNVMNGLMDIGDQTGYRISLYRLNVHDPQEVERVIGFAAQRRVEAFVFTPPCDNATTLVRALQELKFPFVQLTPHERCSTCAWVSSSDESGSYQAACHLIELGHTRIAFIKGNQDHVASRDRLQGYKRALADHGLAVDESLLQQGDWEFETGLDCARVLLDLPEPPTAIMAANDDTAAGIMQAAWERGLTCPDDLSVIGYDDVPLARQVTPPLTTVRQPIYDIATTAMSMLVEKLIPGLATETAVEVPSQFIQRHSTGPLKRVVQN from the coding sequence TTGTCCGTCACGCTTGCCGATGTCGCGCGCCGCGCTGGCGTCTCGATGAAGACCGTTTCTCGCGTTATCAACAATGAGGAACGCGTCGCGGACGCCACGCGCGAAAAGGTCATGGCCGCGATTCACGACCTGGGCTACGTGCCCAACGTCTGGGCGCAGCGGCTGGCACGCGGGCATTCCGGGCTGATCGGCCTGCTGATGTACGACGCGACGCCCGCTTACATCATGAACGTGATGAACGGGCTGATGGACATCGGCGATCAGACGGGCTACCGCATCAGCCTGTACCGGCTCAACGTGCACGACCCGCAGGAAGTGGAGCGGGTGATCGGGTTTGCGGCGCAGCGGCGCGTGGAAGCGTTCGTCTTCACCCCGCCGTGCGACAACGCGACGACGCTGGTCCGCGCGCTGCAAGAACTCAAGTTCCCGTTCGTGCAGCTCACGCCCCACGAGCGATGCAGCACCTGCGCCTGGGTATCGAGCAGCGACGAATCCGGTTCCTATCAGGCGGCGTGCCACCTGATCGAGCTGGGGCACACGCGCATCGCTTTCATCAAAGGCAACCAGGACCACGTCGCCAGCCGCGATCGTCTGCAGGGCTACAAGCGCGCATTGGCCGATCACGGGCTGGCGGTGGACGAAAGCCTGCTGCAGCAGGGCGATTGGGAGTTCGAGACGGGCCTGGACTGCGCGCGGGTGCTGCTGGACCTGCCCGAGCCGCCCACGGCGATTATGGCTGCCAACGACGATACTGCGGCGGGTATCATGCAAGCAGCCTGGGAGCGCGGCCTGACCTGCCCGGATGACCTGTCGGTGATCGGCTACGACGACGTGCCGCTCGCGCGCCAGGTGACGCCGCCGCTGACGACCGTCCGCCAGCCGATATACGACATTGCGACCACTGCCATGTCGATGCTGGTCGAAAAACTGATTCCCGGCCTTGCGACCGAAACCGCCGTCGAAGTTCCCAGCCAGTTTATCCAGCGTCATTCAACCGGTCCGCTAAAGAGAGTGGTTCAGAACTGA
- a CDS encoding carbohydrate ABC transporter permease, which yields MRTPRRYLILSYALIIGAIIVFLFPIVWLVLSSLKPPADVLKITLPTDPTLQNYRDVLHQFPVGRYLANSLKLAVASTLISLITGALAGYGLSHYRFKARTPLMLMTLLMRTIPGVALGIPLFWLFTRVGLKNTFLGITLAHTAIQLPLVIWIMLGFFEDIPRELSEAGQVDGCNRLTVLYHVVLPLAAPGMAVAAIFSFLTSWNNFDLSLMLNSAPQALTMPVGMSQMNLLYGIRWDSLSAASVMYIVPTILLALTLQRYIVRGLTAGAVKG from the coding sequence GTGAGAACGCCGCGCCGGTACCTGATCCTCAGCTACGCGCTGATCATCGGCGCGATCATCGTGTTCCTGTTCCCGATCGTGTGGCTGGTGCTCAGCTCGCTCAAGCCGCCCGCCGACGTGCTCAAGATTACGCTGCCGACCGATCCGACGCTCCAGAACTACCGGGACGTGCTACACCAGTTCCCCGTGGGGCGCTACCTCGCTAACAGCCTGAAGCTGGCGGTTGCCTCCACGCTGATCTCGCTGATAACCGGCGCGCTGGCGGGGTATGGCCTGTCGCACTATCGCTTCAAGGCGCGCACGCCGTTAATGCTGATGACGCTGCTGATGCGCACCATTCCCGGCGTGGCGCTCGGCATTCCGCTGTTCTGGCTGTTCACGCGCGTGGGCCTGAAAAACACGTTCCTGGGCATCACGCTGGCGCACACCGCGATCCAGCTCCCGCTGGTGATCTGGATCATGCTCGGCTTCTTCGAGGACATCCCGCGCGAGCTTTCGGAAGCGGGGCAGGTGGACGGCTGTAACCGGCTGACGGTGCTCTATCACGTCGTGCTGCCGCTGGCCGCGCCGGGCATGGCCGTCGCCGCGATCTTCTCGTTCCTGACGAGCTGGAATAATTTCGACCTGTCGCTGATGCTGAACTCCGCGCCCCAGGCGCTGACGATGCCGGTCGGCATGTCGCAGATGAACCTGTTGTACGGCATCCGGTGGGACAGCCTTTCCGCCGCGTCGGTGATGTACATCGTGCCAACCATCCTGCTGGCGCTGACGCTTCAGCGCTATATCGTGCGCGGGCTGACGGCGGGCGCGGTCAAAGGCTGA
- a CDS encoding mandelate racemase/muconate lactonizing enzyme family protein, whose amino-acid sequence MPKITGLETAVVQANFHWTYVRVYSDLDGGLYGTGECFFAPGLPEIVQEFESILLGEDFTAIERLVEKMRWAASGTGSTGGILWNAITGIEAALWDLKGKYLGLPVWQLMGGKFRDEVRIYLDCHAAGALECLSPLLQPTPPAWETEPCEDDLPPDEVIRASAERAREMAALGYTALKFDLDLPGSTFDQASGYTLSARDIDWMIGLAAAIRESVGPEVDLAFDAHWRYRPNEILQVARLLEPLRLLWLEDPVPPHDKASLAYLRQHTITPVATGENLQLRQGFWDLIVEDLCDILTPDLQKAGGLAEAKKIADLCAAANKPFAPHMIGSPLALMASAHVGVTVPNLLVCEFHAHDVPFFHDLVQGGTAEWFRPGWVRPPDGPGFGVELDEAVGRRYRLPGSAWFGER is encoded by the coding sequence ATGCCCAAAATCACCGGCCTGGAAACGGCGGTCGTGCAGGCCAATTTTCACTGGACGTACGTGCGCGTGTACAGCGACCTCGACGGCGGGCTGTACGGCACGGGCGAATGCTTCTTCGCGCCCGGCCTGCCGGAGATCGTGCAGGAGTTCGAGAGTATTTTGCTCGGCGAGGACTTCACCGCCATCGAGCGGCTGGTCGAAAAGATGCGCTGGGCCGCATCGGGGACCGGCTCGACGGGTGGCATCCTCTGGAACGCAATCACCGGCATCGAGGCGGCGCTGTGGGATCTGAAGGGCAAGTACCTGGGTCTGCCCGTGTGGCAGTTGATGGGCGGCAAGTTCCGCGACGAGGTGCGCATCTACCTGGACTGCCATGCGGCGGGCGCGCTCGAATGCCTCTCGCCCCTGCTCCAGCCTACGCCGCCCGCGTGGGAAACGGAACCATGTGAAGACGACCTGCCGCCAGATGAAGTTATCCGCGCGTCAGCGGAACGCGCCCGCGAAATGGCTGCGCTGGGTTACACCGCGCTCAAGTTTGACCTGGACCTGCCCGGCAGCACCTTTGATCAGGCGTCGGGTTATACGCTCTCCGCGCGGGACATCGACTGGATGATCGGGTTGGCGGCGGCAATCCGCGAGTCGGTCGGGCCGGAGGTCGATCTGGCCTTCGACGCGCACTGGCGCTACCGCCCCAACGAGATCCTCCAGGTCGCGCGCCTGCTCGAACCGCTGCGCCTGCTGTGGCTGGAAGATCCGGTCCCGCCGCACGATAAGGCGTCGCTGGCCTACCTGCGCCAGCACACGATCACGCCGGTCGCCACGGGCGAAAACCTCCAGTTACGGCAGGGCTTCTGGGACCTGATTGTCGAGGACCTGTGCGACATCCTCACGCCGGACCTGCAAAAAGCGGGCGGGCTGGCCGAAGCAAAAAAGATCGCGGACCTGTGCGCGGCGGCCAACAAGCCCTTCGCGCCGCACATGATCGGCAGTCCGCTGGCGCTGATGGCGAGCGCGCACGTCGGCGTGACCGTGCCCAATCTGCTGGTGTGCGAATTCCACGCGCACGACGTGCCGTTCTTCCACGACCTCGTGCAGGGCGGCACAGCGGAGTGGTTCCGGCCCGGTTGGGTGCGTCCGCCGGACGGTCCCGGTTTTGGCGTCGAGCTGGACGAGGCGGTCGGCAGGCGCTATCGTCTGCCCGGCTCCGCGTGGTTCGGCGAAAGGTAG
- a CDS encoding RraA family protein — MNLWTSDEELFDLARRELFTAVVGDVMDKMGLLHQFLPPHLKPLHPDMVVIGRAMPVLEADVFAETSADSANPVMGQAFGLMFRALDDLRPHEVYVCTGASPRYALWGGLMSTRAIHLKAAGAVVDGYSRDTDQILALDFPTFSAGGYAQDQGSRGKVIDFRVPIEIGGTLVRPGDILYGDRDGVCVIPREAEEEAFRGALEKARGEQRVKQAIESGMSATDAFAHFGIM; from the coding sequence ATGAACCTATGGACCTCCGACGAAGAATTGTTCGATCTCGCGCGCCGCGAATTGTTCACGGCGGTGGTGGGCGACGTGATGGACAAGATGGGTCTGCTTCACCAGTTCCTGCCGCCCCACCTCAAGCCGCTGCACCCGGACATGGTCGTCATCGGGCGGGCGATGCCCGTTCTGGAAGCGGACGTGTTCGCCGAGACCTCGGCGGACAGCGCCAACCCGGTCATGGGGCAGGCGTTCGGGCTGATGTTCCGCGCGCTGGACGATCTGCGCCCGCACGAGGTGTACGTGTGTACGGGTGCGTCGCCGCGTTACGCGCTGTGGGGCGGCCTGATGAGCACCCGCGCGATCCACCTGAAAGCAGCGGGTGCGGTCGTGGACGGCTACTCGCGCGACACGGACCAGATCCTCGCGCTCGACTTCCCCACCTTCTCGGCGGGCGGCTACGCGCAGGACCAGGGGTCACGTGGCAAAGTGATCGACTTCCGCGTGCCAATCGAGATCGGGGGAACGCTGGTCCGGCCCGGCGACATCCTCTACGGCGACCGCGACGGCGTGTGCGTCATCCCGCGTGAAGCGGAGGAAGAAGCGTTTCGCGGCGCGTTGGAAAAGGCGCGCGGCGAGCAGCGCGTGAAGCAGGCGATTGAATCCGGCATGAGCGCGACCGACGCTTTCGCGCACTTCGGCATCATGTAG
- a CDS encoding ABC transporter substrate-binding protein: protein MLQKKWLSLILVAAMALSAVPLVGAQGDGDLGLPLLEATSPEVQAYYLPDGEQFQGQSLNVVINSTFLEVNPEPLEMGKAKFEELTGATINYIPLPENQLYDQVRLELAVESGAYDMVHTGAGGAMDFGLAGFLVPLPEPPDVDDFFAADVDQYSAGGTIYGLPMVADTNILYWRTDLFEAAGLDPAAPPQTYDELREYALKLTTDVNGKHPGEDGFDADNIEVYGLAFKGVAGLASTWEWYNYLFAFGGDVFDADYNVTIDSPEAIASLQWVVDNMREYHIYPADTATYDYTEFHTLFIQGRVAMAINWPYMYNMAQDPAQSEVVDKVAIGRKPAQVTHGGEIGGWSWNVFKMSQNQDLAIAFAKFMSGPDISLAFAEGGNVPVRQSVAAIMTEQDPVLYGAIAANQADGKSIGFIETGPSWTPIEQELSQAIQEALIGEKDPETALKDAKADIEEILADDNFYEDILPQLVTAE from the coding sequence ATGTTACAGAAGAAATGGCTCTCGTTGATCCTGGTCGCCGCGATGGCGCTCAGTGCAGTCCCGCTGGTCGGCGCGCAGGGCGACGGCGACCTGGGGCTGCCGCTGCTGGAAGCCACATCACCCGAAGTTCAAGCATATTACCTGCCGGACGGCGAACAGTTCCAGGGTCAGTCGCTCAACGTCGTGATCAACTCCACCTTCCTGGAAGTCAATCCCGAACCGCTGGAAATGGGCAAAGCCAAGTTCGAGGAACTGACCGGCGCGACGATCAACTACATCCCGCTGCCCGAAAACCAGCTTTACGATCAGGTCCGCCTGGAACTGGCCGTCGAGTCGGGCGCGTACGACATGGTACACACGGGCGCGGGCGGCGCGATGGACTTCGGCCTGGCCGGGTTCCTGGTCCCGCTGCCGGAACCCCCGGATGTGGATGACTTCTTCGCCGCCGACGTGGACCAGTACTCCGCGGGCGGCACGATCTACGGTCTGCCGATGGTCGCGGACACGAACATCCTCTACTGGCGCACGGACCTGTTCGAAGCTGCCGGGCTTGATCCCGCCGCCCCACCGCAGACCTACGACGAGCTGCGCGAGTATGCGCTGAAACTGACGACCGACGTCAACGGCAAGCATCCCGGTGAAGACGGCTTCGACGCCGATAACATCGAGGTTTACGGTCTGGCCTTCAAGGGTGTTGCGGGTCTGGCGAGCACCTGGGAATGGTACAACTACCTCTTCGCGTTCGGCGGGGACGTCTTCGACGCCGACTATAACGTCACCATCGACTCGCCCGAAGCGATCGCCTCGCTGCAGTGGGTCGTGGACAACATGCGCGAGTACCACATCTACCCCGCCGACACGGCGACCTATGACTACACCGAGTTCCACACGCTGTTCATTCAGGGCCGCGTGGCGATGGCCATCAACTGGCCGTACATGTACAACATGGCTCAGGACCCGGCGCAGTCCGAGGTCGTGGACAAGGTCGCCATTGGCCGCAAACCGGCCCAGGTGACGCATGGCGGCGAAATCGGCGGCTGGTCGTGGAACGTGTTCAAGATGAGCCAGAACCAGGACCTCGCCATCGCGTTCGCCAAGTTCATGAGCGGCCCCGATATCTCGCTGGCCTTTGCCGAGGGCGGCAACGTCCCGGTGCGCCAGTCCGTCGCGGCCATCATGACCGAACAGGACCCGGTGCTCTACGGCGCGATTGCGGCGAATCAGGCCGACGGCAAGTCCATCGGTTTCATCGAAACCGGCCCGTCGTGGACGCCCATCGAGCAGGAACTGTCGCAGGCCATTCAGGAAGCGCTGATCGGCGAGAAGGACCCCGAAACCGCGCTGAAGGATGCCAAGGCCGACATCGAAGAAATTCTGGCCGACGACAACTTCTACGAGGATATTCTGCCGCAGCTGGTTACGGCGGAATAA
- a CDS encoding uroporphyrinogen decarboxylase family protein has product MSESMTSLERTLLTLDGKLPDRVPVDLHNFQMTARLMGATSFADFYRDGDAMAEGQIKAWERFGHDVLIVENGTAALAEACGVHVIYQDDAAPVAKEPAIKSLDDVDSLEVPDPYKVPVLAENLKATRRVVEAIGDRAFIIGRGDQGPFSLASEIRGMSDFMVDLALGEQPEKIHRLLDFCREVAYRYMLAQIEQGAHCTSIGDSPSGPDVISPRFYREYAYPHVKRLVDDLKAQGVRVAYHICGNSTPIIEEMVSTGATIVEIDQKADLRLSKAAAQGKTTLLGPVDPSGVLANGTPDDVMAKAREAIEILAPGGGFILGPGCALPDTTPDENIDALIDAAKRYGRYDRR; this is encoded by the coding sequence ATGTCTGAATCGATGACTTCCCTGGAACGAACCCTGCTCACCCTGGATGGCAAGCTGCCCGACCGCGTCCCGGTCGACCTGCACAACTTCCAGATGACGGCGCGGCTGATGGGCGCGACGTCCTTCGCGGATTTCTACCGCGACGGCGACGCCATGGCCGAGGGCCAGATCAAAGCGTGGGAGCGCTTCGGCCACGACGTGCTGATCGTCGAAAACGGGACAGCGGCCCTGGCCGAAGCGTGCGGCGTGCACGTCATCTACCAGGACGACGCCGCACCCGTCGCCAAAGAGCCGGCGATCAAGAGCCTGGATGACGTGGACTCGCTCGAAGTGCCCGATCCCTACAAGGTCCCCGTGCTGGCCGAGAACCTGAAGGCTACGCGGCGTGTGGTCGAGGCCATCGGCGACCGCGCCTTCATCATCGGACGCGGCGACCAGGGGCCGTTCAGCCTCGCCAGCGAGATTCGCGGCATGAGCGACTTCATGGTCGATCTTGCGCTGGGCGAGCAGCCGGAGAAAATCCACCGCCTGCTCGACTTCTGCCGTGAGGTGGCCTACCGCTATATGCTGGCGCAGATCGAGCAGGGCGCGCACTGCACCTCGATTGGCGATTCGCCGTCCGGCCCGGACGTGATCTCGCCCCGGTTCTACCGCGAATACGCCTACCCGCACGTCAAGCGGCTGGTGGACGACCTGAAGGCGCAGGGCGTGCGCGTCGCCTACCACATCTGCGGCAATTCGACCCCGATCATCGAGGAGATGGTCAGCACCGGGGCGACGATCGTGGAGATCGATCAAAAAGCGGATCTGCGCCTATCGAAGGCCGCTGCACAGGGCAAAACCACGCTGCTTGGCCCGGTCGATCCCAGCGGCGTGCTGGCAAACGGCACGCCCGACGACGTGATGGCCAAAGCGCGCGAGGCGATTGAAATCCTTGCGCCCGGCGGTGGATTCATCCTCGGCCCTGGCTGCGCGCTCCCGGACACGACACCCGACGAAAACATCGACGCGCTCATCGACGCTGCCAAGCGTTATGGCCGCTACGACCGCCGCTGA
- a CDS encoding alpha-amylase family glycosyl hydrolase, which produces MTSTERPARYPDSPAWTKDLIIYEIATKGFTSPDGPESGTFRSLEAKLPYLHDLGINAIWLTGHSWSDPRHFYNIWTQYATIDPGVIDPSLGTEQDFKAMIDTAHGHGIRVFLDVITHGVMKDSPLVAAHPDWFRGESWGMIDYDFDADIPELDQWWVDVWTRYAVEFGVDGFRLDLGLRRPDLWAQIRANAAAVGHPIVLINETEYAHTVEWVIASGLKTVPTEDEFLGLIDFAQRDSVHLLDPHHKIEFEPLHDYGRAHMWTVEHWAQWLARVTGGAGADGRLQWAWPCVQLSCHDDGWEDFAGDNPYVAQSSRFVWGYGALFSGMVPIFMAGEEFGADYVPLPTLSPRLFGGDDPGKGTWLYGSMIQWDQLNQPEHRAVLDDVTRLIAIRKQEADILAARPTYAEPNLLPLAYEGDIPVPQPYLRWADGAAILVAGNPSTEADVSMTVSLPLDDIGLGGHRLYNVTNLWTGTSETYTGADLRRLVITIPRDKTPGGGLRLLKIQPA; this is translated from the coding sequence ATGACGAGCACCGAGCGCCCCGCCCGTTATCCCGATTCACCCGCGTGGACAAAGGACCTGATCATCTACGAGATCGCGACGAAGGGCTTCACCTCGCCGGACGGGCCGGAAAGCGGCACCTTCCGCAGCCTGGAAGCGAAGCTGCCGTACCTGCACGATCTGGGCATCAACGCGATCTGGCTGACCGGCCATTCGTGGTCCGATCCCCGGCACTTCTACAACATCTGGACGCAGTACGCGACCATCGATCCCGGCGTCATCGATCCGTCGCTGGGCACGGAGCAGGACTTCAAGGCCATGATCGACACCGCACACGGGCACGGTATCCGCGTCTTTCTGGACGTGATCACGCACGGCGTGATGAAGGACAGCCCGCTGGTCGCCGCGCACCCCGACTGGTTCCGGGGCGAAAGCTGGGGCATGATCGATTACGATTTCGACGCGGACATCCCCGAACTCGATCAGTGGTGGGTGGACGTGTGGACGCGCTACGCGGTCGAGTTCGGCGTGGACGGCTTCCGGCTCGACCTCGGCCTGCGCCGCCCCGACCTGTGGGCACAGATTCGCGCGAACGCCGCCGCTGTGGGGCACCCCATCGTGCTGATCAACGAGACGGAATACGCGCACACGGTCGAATGGGTGATCGCGTCCGGCCTGAAGACCGTGCCGACCGAAGACGAATTCCTGGGCCTGATCGACTTCGCGCAGCGCGACAGCGTGCACCTGCTCGATCCGCATCACAAGATCGAGTTCGAGCCGCTGCACGATTATGGCCGCGCACACATGTGGACCGTCGAGCACTGGGCGCAGTGGTTGGCGCGCGTTACGGGTGGCGCGGGCGCGGACGGCAGACTGCAATGGGCATGGCCGTGCGTGCAGTTGAGCTGCCACGACGACGGTTGGGAAGACTTCGCGGGCGATAACCCCTATGTGGCGCAGAGCAGCCGCTTCGTCTGGGGCTACGGCGCGCTGTTTTCGGGCATGGTCCCGATCTTCATGGCGGGCGAGGAATTCGGTGCGGACTACGTGCCGCTGCCCACGCTCTCCCCGCGCCTGTTCGGCGGCGACGATCCCGGCAAGGGGACGTGGCTCTACGGCAGCATGATCCAGTGGGATCAGCTCAACCAGCCGGAACACCGCGCCGTGCTGGACGACGTGACACGCCTGATCGCCATCCGCAAGCAGGAGGCGGACATCCTCGCCGCGCGGCCCACCTATGCCGAGCCGAACCTGCTGCCGCTCGCCTACGAGGGCGACATTCCCGTCCCCCAGCCCTACCTGCGCTGGGCGGACGGCGCGGCGATCCTGGTGGCGGGGAATCCCTCGACCGAGGCCGACGTATCCATGACCGTCAGCCTGCCGCTGGACGACATCGGGTTGGGGGGCCACCGGCTGTACAATGTCACGAACCTGTGGACCGGAACCTCCGAGACGTACACCGGTGCAGACCTGCGGCGGCTGGTGATCACCATCCCGCGCGATAAGACGCCCGGCGGCGGTTTGCGGCTGCTGAAGATTCAGCCCGCCTGA
- a CDS encoding carbohydrate ABC transporter permease: MNSKHASPATTAVSGAQHAPHRQRWHLSNGLYGFLLVLPALLIMLAVFIYPMAYSAYTSFRDFELTHPDRAEFNGLENYKNVLQDEEFHHAFTNTVKYVGIAVPTEFTLGLILAMALATIGRGRSLLRTLLIIPMMLAPVAMGLMWKFMYNDELGIINHLLRALGSSRPPLWLADPNYALYSIIVVEIWATVPIFILLLLAGLLSIPDEYYEAAKIDGASALKSFRYITLPMLQPVILVALLLRGMDAFRVFDIVFVLTKGGPALRSDVLSYYVYRAAFVGRDFGEATAAAWIMILVLLACGLGLVGLMRRQGGSL, translated from the coding sequence GTGAACTCAAAACACGCTTCTCCGGCCACAACCGCTGTGTCCGGCGCACAGCACGCGCCGCACCGCCAGCGGTGGCATCTCAGCAACGGCCTGTACGGCTTTTTGCTGGTGCTGCCCGCGCTGCTGATTATGCTGGCGGTGTTCATTTACCCGATGGCCTATTCAGCCTATACCAGCTTCCGTGACTTTGAACTCACTCACCCCGACCGGGCCGAGTTCAACGGGCTGGAGAATTACAAAAACGTCTTGCAGGACGAAGAATTCCACCACGCCTTTACTAACACGGTGAAATATGTGGGCATCGCCGTGCCGACCGAGTTCACGCTGGGGCTGATCCTGGCGATGGCGCTGGCGACCATTGGGCGCGGCAGGTCGCTCTTGCGCACGCTGCTGATTATCCCGATGATGCTGGCCCCGGTCGCGATGGGCCTGATGTGGAAATTCATGTACAACGACGAGCTGGGCATCATCAACCACCTGCTGCGCGCGCTCGGTAGTTCCCGACCGCCGCTGTGGCTGGCCGACCCCAACTACGCGCTGTATAGCATCATCGTCGTGGAGATCTGGGCGACCGTGCCGATCTTCATCCTGCTGCTGCTGGCGGGACTGCTGTCCATCCCCGACGAATATTACGAGGCGGCCAAAATCGACGGGGCGAGTGCGCTGAAGTCGTTCCGCTACATCACGCTGCCGATGTTGCAGCCGGTGATTCTGGTCGCGCTGCTGCTGCGCGGCATGGACGCCTTCCGCGTGTTTGACATCGTGTTCGTGCTGACCAAAGGCGGTCCGGCGCTGCGCAGCGACGTGCTGTCCTATTACGTCTACCGCGCCGCCTTCGTCGGGCGCGACTTCGGCGAGGCCACCGCCGCCGCGTGGATCATGATCCTCGTGCTGCTGGCGTGCGGGCTGGGATTGGTCGGCCTGATGCGCCGCCAGGGAGGCTCGCTGTGA